The region GGTACACACCGTGTTGGGCACCACCGATCCACCACAGTTGACAAAGCACTGGCGATACATGCTGTCGCAGTCGTCGCGACAGGAGGAGCGAGCGCAGCCATAGCCGTCGTAAAAGGAGCTTTCCGTCTTCGTCACTTTCTGACCGGCGCGCCGTTTTTCATCGACATAGCGGCGATACTCGCGCCGAGCGTCCTCTCTTTCCCGATCTTTACAGCGCTCTTCATCCCGCTGGCAGGAGTGGGTGCAGTTTTGTTGCCAGTTGAGGCATTGGCTGGTGCACACCCGCCCCTCGGGCGAGCGCGGGGCGCGAAATTCATAGGACGTTTCGTAGATCGGTCCGCAAGCGGCCGCGACCCCAATCAGAAGGCCTACCGCCAGAAGTCGCCCAACCCTCGCCATGGCCCCCTCCTTTCCTTCCATTTCAAACGGCGAGTATGCCCTTTGGACGAGGGGAAGGCTTGGACTTTCTGATCAAGGAAGCGCGGCCAAGAACTCGGTGATCAAGGCCACGGTCTGCTCCGGGTGGTCGCGATGCGGGACATGACCCACGCCGGGCAAGATTTCCACCCGCGCCTGTCCCCCACTGAGATCGCCAATCAAAAGGGGATGGCAAGCACTCCCGTATTCGTCTTCGCTGCCATGCAGCACCAAGGCCGGGCACCGGACGCGGGGCAAAACAGGCGCCAAGCTCCAGGTGGCGAAGGCCGGGGAAAGCCAGGACTCGGTCCACGCGTCCAAGACCCAGCCCGCCTTGGCGCCATGATAGCGTTCCAGCCGTTGAAACTGGGCCGGATCGCTGAAAAACTCCCGGGCGGCGGCAATCGCGCTCAGGGTTCGGCCTTCTGGGAAGGTTTGGGCGGCGGCGGTGATCAAGGCGTCGCAGTGCCGCGACCACTGGGCCGCCGCGTGAACCGCCATGCCGCCCCCCACGCTGTGCCCGAGGGCCACGAAGCGCTCGAACGCCAAGGAGCGCTGCAAGTCCGGCAGCACCGCCACCGCCTCCTGGGCGATGAACTCCAGGGAAAGGCGGTCGGTGCGGGCATCCGAAAGACCAAACCCCAACCGGTCATAGGCGATGACCCGCCGCCCGGTCGCCCGGCACAGGCGCTCCGGGAAATCGCGCCACAGGGCCACGCAGCCCAGGGAGTCGTGAAACAAGACCACCGGACTGAGCGTGGGCGGCAAGGCGGGCTCCCACGAGCGGACAAAAATCCGCCCCTGGGCCAAGTCCACCCAGCCATCTTGGGGACGCGGCTCGGCCTGCGTCATGGGGGCTCTCCTGTCGGTTTTAAGTGTAATGGATACATAATACTTTTATTTTGCGGCGAAAGGAAGGCTGGGGAGGCGGGCCTCCCCAGACCCCTCCGATCCTGGGGCTTGCCTTGATGCGCAGGGCCTGCGGGAACGTGGGGTCTGGGGAGGCTCGCCTCCCCGGCCTTCCCTGATGCCCTGAAATCTTGTTGCAGCCTTCGGAAGATCCGCCCCAAATGGGTCGATCATGCCAAAAGCCCTGACCAGACAAGACGATGAGGCCCATGCTCCTGGATGACATCGACCGCCAGATTCTCGTGGCCCTCCAACACGATGGCCGATTGCAAAACGTGGAACTCGCAAAGCGCGTTGGCCTGTCGCCCTCGCCCTGCCTGCGCCGGGTCCGCCTGCTGGAAGAAGCCGGGGTGATCGCGCGCTATGTTGCGGTGTTGGATCCGGCCAAGGTGGGGATTGGCCTCAGCGTTTTCGCCCGCATCTGCCTGTCCGCCCAGGATGCCGAGACCGTGGAGCACTTTATCACGTGCATCCAGGCCCTGCCGCAGGTGGTGGAATGCCACCTGATGGCCGGCGACTGCGACTTTCTTCTGCGCATCGTGGCCGCCGACCTGGAAGCCTACCGCCGCTTCCAGGTCGAGCACCTGACCCGGATCCCCGGGGTTCAAAGCATCAAAACCGAAATCCCCATGGAGACCATCAAACTGGCCCATGAACTGCCGCTGGGATCGGAGGAACGCGCAGGCTAGGCCTTCAGCCATGCCTCAACAGCCTCGGGCAAGGGCATGCCGCCAGCGTGGACGACTTTGCCCTCCACCACCACGCCCGGGGTCCGCATCACCCCATGGCCCAGGATGACGGCCATGTCGGTGACCTTTTCGATCTCGACCGCGACACCGAGGGCCCGGGCTTTGTCCTCGATCAGCTTGGCGGTGTTGACGCAGGTCTTGCACCCCGAGCCCAGAACCTTGATGGATTTCATAAGACTTTCCTTGGCTAGACGAACAACGCATTGAGCAACAGCCCAACCACGACAAAAGACAGGCTGAGGAATACCGCGAGAAACACCAGCATTGCCGGCTTCAGCACTTTGCGCAGCATGATGAACTCGGGCAACGACAGGGCGACGACACTCATCATGAAGGCCAGCGTCGTGCCCACCGGGACCCCCTTCGCCAGCAAGGCCTCGGCCACGGGAATGATCCCGGTGGCGTTGGAGTAAAGGGGCAAGCCCATCAAGACGGCGATCGGCACCGCAAACGGGTTGGCCGGGCCGGCGACGCGAGCCAGAAAGTCCTCCGGCACATAGCCGTGCAGGGCCGCCCCGATGCCGATGCCGATCAAAACGTAAAGCCAGATCCGCCCCACGATATCGCGGACCTCGCCCCAGGCCGAGCGGATCCGGGCCCGTCCCCCCAAGGCACCGTCCGGGATCGCGACGGCGCCCAGGCGAATGTTCCACACATACCCCTCAACCCAGCGCTCCAGGTGCAGCCGATCGATCAAGATCCCGCCCGCCAGCCCGACCCCCAAGCCGGTCGCCACATAAACCACGGTCAGCTTCCAACCGACCACCGAGGCCAGGATCACCACCGCCACCTCGTTGACCAAGGGCGAGGTGATGAGAAAGGCCATGGTCACCCCCAGGGGAATACCGGCCTCAAGAAAGCCGATGAACAGGGGCACCGAGGAGCAGGAACAAAACGGTGTCACCGCCCCCAGGGTGACAGCCA is a window of Pararhodospirillum photometricum DSM 122 DNA encoding:
- a CDS encoding thioredoxin family protein gives rise to the protein MKSIKVLGSGCKTCVNTAKLIEDKARALGVAVEIEKVTDMAVILGHGVMRTPGVVVEGKVVHAGGMPLPEAVEAWLKA
- a CDS encoding Lrp/AsnC family transcriptional regulator, with the translated sequence MRPMLLDDIDRQILVALQHDGRLQNVELAKRVGLSPSPCLRRVRLLEEAGVIARYVAVLDPAKVGIGLSVFARICLSAQDAETVEHFITCIQALPQVVECHLMAGDCDFLLRIVAADLEAYRRFQVEHLTRIPGVQSIKTEIPMETIKLAHELPLGSEERAG
- a CDS encoding alpha/beta fold hydrolase, whose amino-acid sequence is MTQAEPRPQDGWVDLAQGRIFVRSWEPALPPTLSPVVLFHDSLGCVALWRDFPERLCRATGRRVIAYDRLGFGLSDARTDRLSLEFIAQEAVAVLPDLQRSLAFERFVALGHSVGGGMAVHAAAQWSRHCDALITAAAQTFPEGRTLSAIAAAREFFSDPAQFQRLERYHGAKAGWVLDAWTESWLSPAFATWSLAPVLPRVRCPALVLHGSEDEYGSACHPLLIGDLSGGQARVEILPGVGHVPHRDHPEQTVALITEFLAALP
- a CDS encoding permease produces the protein MFALFTRLADLTTYSLLGLDPGSRLAEAVHFFIEDTTKIFVLLVVVVFVMALFRSVLSPERVRRSLEGRSRGLGYVLAVTLGAVTPFCSCSSVPLFIGFLEAGIPLGVTMAFLITSPLVNEVAVVILASVVGWKLTVVYVATGLGVGLAGGILIDRLHLERWVEGYVWNIRLGAVAIPDGALGGRARIRSAWGEVRDIVGRIWLYVLIGIGIGAALHGYVPEDFLARVAGPANPFAVPIAVLMGLPLYSNATGIIPVAEALLAKGVPVGTTLAFMMSVVALSLPEFIMLRKVLKPAMLVFLAVFLSLSFVVVGLLLNALFV